One window of Planctomycetia bacterium genomic DNA carries:
- a CDS encoding 2-oxo acid dehydrogenase subunit E2: MAKEFKLPDLGEGIHEAQVVNVKIKQGDTVTADQMVMEVETDKAAVELPVPYAGVISKLNVKQGDTIKVGEVLLVVEEPGAAAVAPAAAVAPAAAPPVEARTSSAPAASVSAPSMRSEATVAGPREVAAPRSSAAVAEAPRSGNGPIPAAPAIRRQAREMGIDLESVRGTGPGGRIVREDIERFAIAGPSGAGRAPDVAQPGAAPSAPSAPQRTTQAPMAVPAGADAMPDFAQWGPVRKEALPQIRKTIARAMVRSVTTIPHVTHCNEVDVTDLEQFRKEQSAIFADKGAKLTLTAFVVKAVAGALRQFPQFNASFDEPNGTMIFKEYVHVGIAVDSPRGLMVPVLRDTDRKGLMTISKELKELADKARDFKLDIADMRGGTFTVTNVGALGGTMSTPIINWPEVAILGMGKLDWKPVVRDGQVVPRKVLPLFLSFDHRVIDGADGAKFIHAVMGFLESPLNLLLVS, translated from the coding sequence ATGGCCAAGGAATTCAAGCTACCGGACTTGGGCGAGGGCATCCATGAGGCCCAGGTCGTCAACGTCAAGATCAAACAGGGTGACACAGTTACGGCCGACCAGATGGTCATGGAAGTCGAGACCGACAAGGCCGCCGTTGAGCTTCCCGTGCCCTATGCCGGAGTCATCTCAAAGCTCAACGTTAAGCAGGGCGACACAATCAAGGTGGGCGAGGTTCTGCTCGTCGTGGAAGAGCCCGGAGCAGCCGCGGTCGCACCGGCAGCCGCAGTCGCACCGGCAGCCGCCCCTCCCGTGGAGGCGCGAACGTCCAGTGCGCCTGCCGCCTCCGTGAGCGCTCCTTCCATGCGCAGCGAAGCAACGGTCGCCGGTCCGCGAGAGGTCGCAGCGCCTCGGAGTTCCGCGGCCGTCGCCGAAGCTCCTCGCTCCGGCAATGGACCAATCCCCGCGGCGCCGGCCATTCGTCGGCAGGCTCGCGAAATGGGCATTGATCTGGAAAGCGTCCGCGGCACCGGCCCGGGCGGCCGTATCGTCCGTGAGGACATTGAACGATTCGCAATCGCCGGTCCCAGCGGCGCCGGAAGAGCGCCCGACGTTGCCCAGCCCGGAGCCGCCCCTTCGGCGCCATCCGCGCCCCAGCGAACGACTCAGGCTCCGATGGCCGTGCCCGCCGGCGCAGACGCCATGCCCGATTTCGCCCAGTGGGGTCCGGTCCGCAAGGAGGCCCTCCCCCAAATTCGCAAGACCATCGCCCGCGCCATGGTCCGTTCGGTCACCACCATTCCTCACGTCACGCATTGCAACGAGGTCGACGTGACCGACCTTGAGCAATTCCGTAAGGAGCAAAGTGCCATCTTCGCCGACAAGGGCGCGAAGCTCACCCTCACCGCCTTCGTCGTCAAGGCCGTCGCCGGCGCACTCCGACAGTTTCCGCAGTTCAACGCGTCGTTTGATGAGCCGAATGGAACAATGATCTTTAAGGAATACGTCCATGTGGGCATCGCCGTCGATTCCCCAAGGGGACTCATGGTCCCCGTCCTGCGCGACACCGATCGCAAGGGCCTGATGACCATCTCCAAGGAGCTCAAAGAGCTTGCCGACAAGGCCCGCGACTTTAAACTCGACATCGCGGACATGCGCGGGGGAACCTTCACGGTCACAAACGTCGGCGCCCTTGGCGGCACGATGTCCACCCCGATCATCAACTGGCCCGAAGTCGCCATTCTCGGCATGGGCAAGCTGGACTGGAAGCCCGTGGTTCGTGACGGCCAGGTTGTCCCTCGAAAGGTACTGCCGCTTTTCCTGTCGTTCGATCATCGGGTTATCGACGGGGCCGACGGCGCCAAGTTCATTCACGCCGTCATGGGCTTCCTTGAGAGCCCCCTGAACCTGCTGCTCGTTTCTTAG
- a CDS encoding alpha-ketoacid dehydrogenase subunit beta: MALLTMAKSLNLAMHEALAEDPSVLILGQDVGQDEGVFRVTEGLLKEFGEERVVDFPVAESAIAGVAIGLCLAGFKPIAEMQFSGFGYHAFHQIENHASRFRNRTRGRFTCPMVVRMPYGGGIRAIEHHSESREAIWAHLPGLKVVIPSGPRNARALLRASILDPDPVMFYEPKACYRAFKEEVPDQPETMEIGKANVVRPGNDVTIISYGSTMRPVLEAADDLVDEYQIDPEIIDLLSLVPMDTETITASVKKTGRCVVVHEAPRNCGPAAEIIARIVESALMFLEAPIQRVTGYDLVLPYFNIEKPYLPDPRKIITAVREVVSY, translated from the coding sequence ATGGCACTATTGACGATGGCCAAGTCCCTCAATCTGGCGATGCACGAAGCGCTCGCCGAGGATCCCTCCGTTCTCATCCTCGGTCAGGATGTCGGGCAGGACGAAGGCGTCTTCCGGGTCACCGAGGGCCTGCTCAAAGAGTTCGGAGAAGAGAGAGTCGTTGACTTTCCGGTCGCGGAGTCTGCCATCGCAGGCGTTGCCATCGGCCTTTGCCTCGCAGGGTTCAAGCCCATTGCTGAGATGCAGTTTTCCGGCTTCGGGTATCACGCTTTTCATCAGATCGAGAACCACGCCAGCCGATTTCGCAATCGCACGCGCGGCCGATTCACCTGCCCGATGGTCGTTCGCATGCCCTACGGCGGCGGTATCCGCGCCATCGAGCATCACAGCGAAAGCCGCGAGGCCATCTGGGCCCACCTGCCCGGTCTGAAGGTCGTGATTCCCTCAGGACCGCGTAACGCCCGCGCCCTTCTGCGGGCTTCCATTCTCGATCCCGATCCGGTCATGTTCTACGAGCCGAAGGCCTGCTACCGCGCCTTCAAGGAAGAGGTGCCCGACCAGCCGGAGACGATGGAAATCGGCAAGGCGAATGTGGTTCGCCCCGGCAACGACGTCACTATTATCTCCTATGGATCGACGATGCGGCCGGTGCTCGAGGCCGCTGATGACCTGGTCGACGAATACCAGATCGATCCTGAGATCATCGACCTGCTTTCTCTCGTCCCAATGGATACCGAGACGATTACCGCTTCAGTCAAGAAGACCGGACGATGCGTCGTCGTACACGAGGCCCCGAGAAACTGCGGTCCGGCGGCAGAGATCATCGCCCGCATCGTCGAAAGCGCGCTCATGTTCCTCGAAGCGCCGATCCAGCGCGTCACCGGTTACGATCTCGTGCTTCCATACTTCAACATCGAAAAGCCCTATCTGCCGGATCCGCGGAAGATCATCACGGCGGTGCGGGAAGTAGTGAGTTACTAA
- the pdhA gene encoding pyruvate dehydrogenase (acetyl-transferring) E1 component subunit alpha, translating to MPRGKLELENYVESLYILDEDGSVDQALVPKLEPQELRRLLRSLLTARRFDERMLKLQRQGRIGTYGPALGQEAASLGPAYVLSKNDWMIPSFREPAAMIYRGWPMERLMLWWGGNEIGSSTPQGIRDTPICVPVASQCLYGAGIAWGCKLRHDGTVALCFVGDGGTSEGDFNEAMNVAGAFNLPLVCVVQNNQWAISLPRKKQTAAATIAQKAIAFGFNGIQVDGNDIFAMIVAADQAVERARQGGGPTLIEAVTYRLGVHTTADDPKKYRTEEEVEQWKCRDPLTRFYKYLKKNGIMDDKARDLLEDEIAAEIGAAVESAEQYQPDIMEPFKHCFATMPNHLEAQFVEFQAFLDSSAGETKGSDHGSQLSGNVH from the coding sequence GTGCCCCGAGGAAAGCTGGAACTGGAAAACTACGTCGAGTCGCTTTACATCCTCGACGAGGATGGCAGTGTCGACCAGGCCCTGGTGCCTAAGCTCGAACCTCAGGAGCTTCGGCGATTGCTCCGTTCGCTGTTGACGGCGCGTCGCTTTGACGAGCGCATGCTCAAGCTCCAGCGGCAGGGCCGCATCGGTACCTACGGCCCCGCACTGGGTCAGGAGGCCGCATCACTCGGCCCCGCCTATGTCCTCAGCAAGAACGACTGGATGATCCCCTCGTTCCGCGAGCCCGCCGCCATGATCTACCGCGGCTGGCCGATGGAGCGACTGATGCTCTGGTGGGGGGGCAACGAGATCGGCTCGTCGACGCCGCAGGGTATCCGCGATACGCCCATCTGCGTGCCGGTCGCGAGTCAGTGCCTCTATGGCGCCGGCATCGCCTGGGGCTGCAAGCTTCGCCACGACGGCACGGTCGCCCTTTGCTTCGTCGGCGACGGCGGAACCAGCGAGGGTGATTTCAACGAGGCCATGAACGTCGCCGGGGCCTTTAACCTCCCGCTCGTCTGCGTCGTGCAAAATAACCAGTGGGCCATCAGCCTGCCGCGCAAGAAGCAGACCGCTGCCGCGACGATCGCGCAGAAGGCCATCGCTTTTGGCTTCAACGGCATACAGGTCGATGGCAACGACATTTTCGCGATGATCGTCGCCGCCGATCAGGCCGTCGAACGTGCACGGCAAGGCGGCGGTCCGACCCTGATTGAGGCCGTCACCTATCGGCTTGGCGTCCATACGACCGCCGATGATCCCAAGAAGTATCGCACCGAAGAGGAAGTTGAGCAGTGGAAGTGCCGCGATCCGCTCACTCGTTTCTATAAATACTTGAAGAAGAACGGCATCATGGATGACAAGGCCCGCGACCTCCTCGAAGACGAAATCGCCGCCGAGATCGGTGCCGCGGTCGAGAGTGCCGAGCAGTACCAGCCGGATATTATGGAACCGTTCAAGCACTGTTTCGCGACCATGCCGAACCACCTGGAGGCCCAGTTTGTCGAATTCCAGGCCTTTCTGGATTCATCAGCCGGCGAGACCAAGGGCTCAGACCACGGCTCTCAGCTCTCGGGTAATGTTCATTGA
- a CDS encoding HEAT repeat domain-containing protein, whose product MFARHRASLTIHLTAVLLLSTTRPLMADTFRLTEGGVIEGRVVEESEDILKIQTTLGIFEIEKSRIAERTESESPWERYEKEKKNFPDTADGHYDLAQWCRRQGLHTEQKRHLEWAIELDPEHKKARAALGEVKRDGKWVKRSKPSSRAPSPEELEAMRQAKRDEKIVRKAIAEWHVKITAIHRGRLEGEGWHSERFRDGRRQIMDIKDPLAIPAITKVLSQGNPAARRLMVDALGQFEEDESTMNLIVVTVLDPSVTIRQMASTELIPRKDTRVIDELRGALADEDEFVLRNAAAALGALKAREAVGDLIPLLSTLERQRVRVSLPVFLDSVYGTFGCARRYRYGGGIVFYQPQFIGVIGPAYPMGDLSYYEDQIVSVHRTEVQEALIAITGQNFGFDEGAWRQWVRQNKGG is encoded by the coding sequence ATGTTCGCAAGGCATCGAGCATCGTTGACGATCCACCTCACCGCTGTCCTCCTGCTCAGCACGACGCGTCCCTTGATGGCCGACACGTTTCGATTGACCGAAGGCGGCGTCATCGAGGGCAGGGTTGTTGAAGAGTCTGAGGATATCCTGAAGATTCAAACGACTCTCGGCATCTTTGAAATCGAAAAGTCCCGGATCGCCGAGAGAACTGAGTCCGAGTCTCCCTGGGAGCGTTACGAGAAGGAAAAGAAGAATTTCCCCGACACCGCCGATGGTCACTACGATCTTGCCCAGTGGTGTCGCCGTCAGGGCCTCCATACCGAGCAGAAGAGGCACCTCGAATGGGCTATCGAGCTCGATCCCGAGCATAAGAAGGCACGTGCCGCGCTCGGTGAGGTCAAGCGAGACGGCAAATGGGTGAAACGTTCCAAGCCCTCCTCCCGCGCGCCGTCCCCCGAAGAGCTCGAAGCGATGCGCCAGGCCAAGCGCGACGAAAAGATCGTCCGCAAAGCCATCGCCGAGTGGCATGTTAAGATCACCGCTATTCATCGCGGCCGGCTTGAGGGCGAGGGCTGGCACTCAGAGCGATTTCGCGACGGTCGGCGGCAGATCATGGACATCAAAGATCCGCTCGCCATCCCCGCCATCACCAAAGTTCTTAGTCAGGGCAATCCCGCGGCCAGACGGTTGATGGTCGATGCCCTGGGGCAATTCGAAGAAGACGAGTCGACGATGAACCTGATCGTCGTGACCGTGTTGGATCCCTCCGTCACGATCCGGCAGATGGCCTCGACCGAGTTGATCCCCCGCAAAGATACGCGAGTCATCGACGAGTTGCGCGGCGCACTGGCCGATGAGGATGAGTTTGTCCTGCGCAATGCCGCTGCTGCCTTAGGCGCCCTCAAGGCCCGCGAAGCCGTCGGCGACCTCATTCCACTCCTCTCCACCCTCGAAAGGCAGCGGGTACGCGTCAGCCTCCCCGTCTTTCTCGACAGCGTGTACGGCACATTTGGATGCGCTCGCCGATACCGCTACGGCGGCGGAATAGTCTTCTATCAGCCGCAGTTCATTGGGGTCATCGGCCCTGCGTACCCCATGGGCGATTTGTCGTACTACGAAGACCAGATCGTCTCGGTCCATCGCACCGAAGTTCAGGAAGCCCTGATCGCCATTACCGGCCAGAACTTCGGTTTTGACGAGGGTGCATGGCGCCAGTGGGTCCGTCAGAATAAGGGCGGCTGA